A genomic window from Streptomyces mirabilis includes:
- a CDS encoding FHA domain-containing protein FhaB/FipA, translating into MSELTLTVMRLGFLAVLWLFVIVAVQVIRSDLFGTRVTQRGSRRDASRPQQAARQATPPPQRQQAAPPSGGGGRQRRGAPTKLVVSEGTLTGTTVALQGQTITLGRAHDSTIVLDDDYASSRHARIYPDRDGQWIVEDLGSTNGTYLDRSRLTTPTPVPLGAPIRIGKTVIELRK; encoded by the coding sequence ATGTCAGAGCTGACCCTCACGGTCATGCGGCTGGGTTTCCTGGCCGTACTGTGGCTGTTCGTGATCGTGGCCGTGCAGGTCATCCGCAGCGACCTGTTCGGAACGCGCGTCACACAGCGCGGCTCGCGCAGGGACGCCTCCAGGCCGCAGCAGGCCGCGCGCCAGGCCACACCACCTCCGCAGCGCCAGCAAGCGGCGCCGCCGAGCGGCGGCGGTGGCCGACAGCGCCGCGGCGCACCCACCAAGCTGGTCGTCTCCGAAGGCACTCTCACGGGCACGACCGTCGCGCTGCAGGGGCAGACCATCACCCTGGGCCGCGCGCACGACAGCACCATCGTGCTGGACGACGACTACGCGTCCAGCCGCCATGCCAGGATCTACCCGGACCGGGACGGCCAGTGGATCGTCGAGGACCTCGGCTCCACCAATGGCACGTATCTCGACCGAAGCCGACTGACGACTCCCACGCCCGTTCCGCTGGGCGCGCCGATCCGCATCGGCAAGACCGTCATCGAGCTGCGGAAGTAG
- a CDS encoding Stp1/IreP family PP2C-type Ser/Thr phosphatase translates to MYPEPTGEVRMSLSLRFAAGSHKGMIREGNEDSGYAGPRLLAIADGMGGQAAGEVASSEVISTIVALDDDVPGSDILTSLGTAVQRANDQLRMMVEEDPQLEGMGTTLTALLWTGQRLGLVHVGDSRAYLLRDGVLTQITQDHTWVQRLVDEGRITEEEATTHPQRSLLMRALGSGDHVEPDLSIREVRAGDRYLICSDGLSGVVSHQTMEDTLASYQGPQETVQNLIELALRGGGPDNITVIVADVLDIDSGDTLAVQLSDTPVVVGAVAENQHQHQLHDNGAMQTPAGRASSLGRPVPGQGGGGEFGPPGSGDTTGYVSTGGYGDYSDEDFVKPSAGRKWLKRSLYSALALAVIGGGLYGGYRWTQTQYYVGAQDQHVALYRGISQDLAWVSLSKVEKDHPEIELKYLPPYQQKQVKATITEGGLQDAQKKIGELATQASACKKDAERRAVDSQNSTKTGTGQAGGTTGTTTTTRTSKATSSPSATPNPSSSAPSSKPSTSAAATPTPGPSLSDEEQKLVSLCGKQ, encoded by the coding sequence ATGTACCCGGAGCCGACGGGCGAGGTGCGCATGAGTCTGTCACTGCGCTTCGCCGCCGGATCGCACAAAGGCATGATCCGCGAGGGCAACGAGGACTCCGGTTACGCCGGTCCCCGCCTGCTCGCGATCGCCGACGGTATGGGCGGCCAGGCCGCCGGTGAGGTCGCCTCCTCCGAGGTGATCTCCACCATCGTCGCGCTCGACGACGACGTCCCGGGCTCCGACATCCTCACCTCGCTGGGCACCGCCGTACAGCGTGCCAACGACCAGCTGCGGATGATGGTCGAGGAGGACCCCCAGCTGGAGGGCATGGGGACCACCCTCACCGCGCTCCTGTGGACCGGTCAGCGCCTCGGCCTCGTGCACGTCGGCGACTCGCGCGCGTACCTCCTGCGTGACGGCGTCCTCACGCAGATCACCCAGGACCACACGTGGGTGCAGCGCCTCGTCGACGAGGGCCGCATCACCGAGGAGGAAGCCACCACCCACCCGCAGCGCTCCCTCCTGATGCGCGCGCTGGGCAGCGGCGACCACGTCGAGCCGGACCTCTCCATCCGCGAAGTCCGCGCCGGCGACCGCTACTTGATCTGCTCCGACGGCCTGTCCGGCGTCGTCTCCCATCAGACGATGGAGGACACCCTCGCCAGCTACCAGGGCCCGCAGGAGACCGTCCAGAACCTCATCGAGCTCGCGCTGCGCGGCGGCGGCCCCGACAACATCACCGTCATCGTCGCCGACGTCCTCGACATCGACTCCGGCGACACCCTCGCCGTCCAGCTCTCCGACACCCCGGTCGTGGTCGGCGCGGTCGCCGAGAACCAGCACCAGCACCAGCTGCACGACAACGGCGCCATGCAGACCCCCGCGGGCCGCGCCTCCAGTCTCGGCCGTCCGGTGCCCGGACAGGGCGGTGGCGGCGAGTTCGGCCCGCCCGGCAGCGGCGACACCACCGGGTATGTCTCCACGGGCGGCTACGGCGACTACTCCGACGAGGACTTCGTCAAGCCGAGCGCGGGACGCAAGTGGCTGAAGAGATCCCTCTACAGCGCGCTGGCCCTCGCCGTCATCGGCGGCGGTCTGTACGGCGGCTACCGGTGGACGCAGACCCAGTACTACGTCGGCGCCCAGGACCAGCACGTCGCGCTGTACCGCGGGATCAGCCAGGACCTGGCCTGGGTCTCGCTCTCGAAGGTGGAGAAGGATCACCCCGAGATCGAACTCAAGTACCTGCCGCCGTACCAGCAGAAGCAGGTCAAGGCGACGATCACGGAGGGCGGCCTCCAGGACGCCCAGAAGAAGATCGGCGAGCTCGCCACACAGGCCTCCGCGTGCAAGAAGGACGCCGAGCGCCGCGCCGTCGACAGCCAGAACAGCACGAAGACCGGCACGGGCCAGGCAGGTGGAACCACGGGAACCACAACCACCACTCGGACGTCCAAGGCCACGTCCAGCCCGTCCGCGACGCCGAACCCATCCAGCTCGGCACCGTCTTCGAAACCGTCCACCTCCGCCGCAGCCACTCCCACACCCGGCCCCAGCCTCTCCGACGAGGAGCAGAAGCTGGTCTCGCTGTGCGGTAAGCAGTAA
- a CDS encoding FtsW/RodA/SpoVE family cell cycle protein translates to MSSSTNTPTHHTSTIGSIGTPSRRNTELALLVFAVLIPVFAYANVGLAIDEKVPAGLLSYGLGLGLIAGVAHLGVRKFAPYADPLLLPLATLLNGLGLVMIWRLDQSKLLQSLPNFVQAAPRQLMYTALGIGLFVAVLIFLKDHRVLQRYTYISMFGALILLLLPLVPGLGANIYGAKIWISIPGLGTLQPGEFAKIILAVFFAGYLMVKRDALALASRRFMGLYLPRGRDLGPILVVWFVSILILVFETDLGTSLLFFGMFVIMLYVATERTSWIVFGLLMSAAGAVGVASFEPHVQQRVQAWLDPMHEFTLSRQGVGGHTEQSMQALWAFGSGGTLGTGWGQGHSELIRFAANSDFILASFGEELGLAGIMAILVVYGLIVERGIRTALAARDPFGKLLAVGLSGGFALQVFVVAGGVMGLIPLTGMTMPFVAYGGSSVIANWALMGILIRISDTARRPAPAPAPSPDAEMTQVVRP, encoded by the coding sequence ATGAGCAGTAGTACGAACACGCCGACGCACCACACATCGACCATCGGTTCGATCGGCACACCGAGCCGCCGCAACACCGAGTTGGCGCTGCTGGTGTTCGCCGTTCTCATCCCGGTCTTCGCGTACGCCAACGTGGGCCTGGCCATCGATGAGAAGGTGCCGGCCGGCCTGCTGAGCTACGGCCTCGGCCTCGGCCTGATCGCGGGCGTCGCCCATCTCGGCGTCCGCAAGTTCGCGCCGTACGCCGACCCGCTGCTGCTGCCGCTGGCGACGCTGCTCAACGGCCTCGGCCTGGTGATGATCTGGCGCCTCGACCAGTCGAAGCTGCTCCAGTCGCTGCCCAACTTCGTTCAGGCGGCACCCCGCCAGCTGATGTACACCGCGCTGGGCATCGGTCTGTTCGTCGCCGTGCTGATCTTCCTGAAGGACCACCGCGTCCTGCAGCGCTACACCTACATCTCCATGTTCGGCGCGCTGATCCTGCTCCTGCTGCCGCTGGTCCCCGGTCTCGGCGCCAACATCTACGGCGCCAAGATCTGGATCTCGATCCCCGGTCTGGGCACTCTCCAGCCCGGTGAGTTCGCGAAGATCATCCTCGCGGTCTTCTTCGCCGGCTACCTCATGGTGAAGCGCGACGCGCTGGCCCTCGCCAGCCGCCGTTTCATGGGCCTCTACCTGCCGCGCGGCCGCGACCTCGGCCCGATCCTGGTCGTCTGGTTCGTCTCCATCCTGATCCTGGTCTTCGAGACCGACCTCGGTACCTCGCTGCTGTTCTTCGGCATGTTCGTGATCATGCTGTACGTCGCCACGGAGCGGACCAGCTGGATCGTCTTCGGTCTGCTGATGTCGGCGGCCGGCGCGGTCGGCGTCGCCTCCTTCGAGCCGCACGTCCAGCAGCGCGTCCAGGCCTGGCTCGACCCCATGCACGAGTTCACGCTGAGCAGGCAGGGCGTCGGCGGCCACACCGAGCAGTCCATGCAGGCCCTCTGGGCCTTCGGCTCCGGCGGCACGCTCGGCACCGGATGGGGACAGGGCCACTCCGAACTCATCCGGTTCGCCGCCAACTCCGACTTCATCCTCGCCAGCTTCGGCGAGGAACTGGGCCTCGCGGGGATCATGGCGATCCTGGTCGTCTACGGCCTGATCGTGGAGCGCGGCATCCGTACGGCGCTCGCGGCCCGCGACCCGTTCGGCAAGCTCCTCGCCGTCGGCCTCTCCGGCGGCTTCGCGCTCCAGGTCTTCGTCGTCGCGGGTGGCGTCATGGGCCTGATCCCGCTCACCGGTATGACGATGCCGTTCGTGGCCTACGGAGGCTCCTCCGTCATCGCCAACTGGGCGCTGATGGGCATCCTCATCAGAATCAGCGACACCGCCCGCCGCCCGGCCCCCGCGCCCGCCCCCAGCCCCGACGCCGAGATGACCCAGGTGGTCCGCCCGTGA
- a CDS encoding FhaA domain-containing protein, whose protein sequence is MGVLKKFEQRLEGLVNGTFAKVFKSEVQPVEIAGALQRECDNNATIWNRDRTVVPNDFIVELSTPDFERLSPYSGQLGDELAGMVRDYAKQQRYTFMGPIKVHLEKADDLDTGLYRVRSRTLASSTDQQAPERAPAGPPPGRPGGYGYPAAAPSAGPTGAPPMPSAPPPGVRPGPTPMGSRPGAAPGPAAGGRMRHWIEINGARHQISRPTLVLGRSTEADVRIDDPGVSRRHCEIRTGTPSTIQDLGSTNGIVVDGQHTTRATLRDGSRIVVGSTTIIYRQAEG, encoded by the coding sequence ATGGGAGTCCTGAAGAAGTTCGAGCAGCGTCTCGAAGGTCTGGTCAACGGCACCTTCGCCAAGGTGTTCAAGTCCGAGGTCCAGCCCGTGGAGATCGCCGGAGCACTGCAGCGCGAGTGCGACAACAACGCCACGATCTGGAACCGCGACCGGACCGTCGTACCCAACGACTTCATCGTGGAGCTGAGCACGCCGGACTTCGAGCGCCTCAGCCCCTACTCCGGCCAGCTCGGTGACGAACTCGCCGGGATGGTGCGCGACTACGCCAAGCAGCAGCGCTACACCTTCATGGGCCCCATCAAGGTCCACCTGGAGAAGGCGGACGACCTCGACACCGGTCTCTACCGGGTGCGCAGCCGTACACTCGCCTCCTCCACCGACCAGCAGGCCCCCGAGCGCGCCCCGGCGGGCCCGCCTCCCGGCCGGCCCGGTGGCTACGGCTATCCGGCTGCCGCGCCGAGCGCGGGTCCCACGGGCGCTCCTCCGATGCCGTCCGCGCCGCCGCCCGGCGTGCGCCCCGGCCCCACGCCGATGGGCTCCCGGCCCGGCGCGGCTCCGGGCCCGGCGGCCGGCGGCCGCATGCGGCACTGGATCGAGATCAATGGCGCCCGCCATCAGATCTCCCGCCCGACGCTGGTGCTGGGTCGCAGCACCGAAGCCGACGTGCGGATCGACGACCCCGGCGTATCGCGCCGGCACTGTGAGATCCGGACCGGAACGCCCTCGACGATCCAGGATCTCGGATCCACCAACGGCATCGTGGTGGACGGGCAGCACACCACCCGCGCTACGCTCCGCGACGGCTCGCGGATCGTCGTGGGCAGCACCACCATCATTTACCGGCAAGCCGAAGGGTGA
- a CDS encoding peptidoglycan D,D-transpeptidase FtsI family protein: MNKPLRRIAIFCGLLVLALLIRDNYVQYVQADSLRTNANNRRVAIERYATPRGDIIVDGNPITGATKSTKNGINDFEYKRTYKDGPMWAPVTGYASQAFDASQLEKLDDGILTGNDDRLFFRNTLDMITGKKKQGGNVVTTLNAAAQKAAYEGLLSRGKGAVAAINPQTGAILALASTPSYDPSTFAGTSGSDEKAWNKLQKKNNPDEPMLNRALRETYPPGSTFKVVTAAAALENGLYKSADENTDSPLPYTLPNTTTELKNEGNIPCKNATMRVALKVSCNTVFGKIGADLGTDKMLAEAEKFGFNSEQLTPVRSNASVFPKSMDKPHTALSSIGQFETAATPLQMAMVASAVANNGTLMKPYMVDKLQAPNLDVISQTDPQKMSQPLSQSNAQILQSMMETVVKEGTGTKAQISGVTVGGKTGTAQHGVANSEKPYAWFISYAKLPDGSSPVAVAVVVEDGAANRGDITGGGLAAPIARSVMKAVIDSKK; encoded by the coding sequence GTGAACAAGCCCCTGCGCCGGATCGCGATCTTCTGCGGGCTCCTCGTCCTCGCCCTGCTCATCCGCGACAACTACGTCCAGTACGTCCAGGCGGACAGCCTGCGGACCAACGCGAACAACCGCCGCGTCGCCATCGAGCGGTACGCCACTCCGCGCGGCGACATCATCGTCGACGGCAACCCGATCACCGGGGCCACCAAGTCGACGAAGAACGGCATCAACGACTTCGAGTACAAGCGCACCTACAAGGACGGCCCCATGTGGGCGCCGGTCACCGGGTACGCCTCGCAGGCCTTCGACGCCTCCCAGCTGGAGAAGCTGGACGACGGCATCCTCACCGGCAACGACGACCGGCTCTTCTTCCGCAACACCCTCGACATGATCACGGGCAAGAAGAAGCAGGGCGGCAACGTCGTCACCACCCTCAACGCCGCCGCGCAGAAGGCCGCCTACGAGGGCCTGCTGAGCCGGGGCAAGGGAGCCGTCGCCGCGATCAACCCGCAGACCGGCGCGATCCTGGCGCTGGCCTCGACCCCGTCCTACGACCCCTCGACCTTCGCCGGCACCTCCGGGAGCGACGAGAAGGCCTGGAACAAGCTCCAGAAGAAGAACAACCCCGACGAGCCGATGCTCAACCGGGCGCTGCGCGAGACCTACCCGCCGGGCTCCACCTTCAAGGTGGTCACCGCGGCGGCGGCGCTGGAGAACGGCCTGTACAAGTCCGCGGACGAGAACACGGACTCGCCGCTGCCGTACACCCTGCCGAACACCACCACCGAGCTGAAGAACGAGGGGAACATCCCCTGCAAGAACGCCACCATGCGCGTGGCGCTCAAGGTGTCCTGCAACACGGTCTTCGGCAAGATCGGCGCGGACCTCGGCACGGACAAGATGCTCGCGGAGGCCGAGAAGTTCGGCTTCAACTCCGAGCAGCTCACGCCGGTGCGCTCCAACGCCTCCGTCTTCCCCAAGTCGATGGACAAGCCGCACACCGCGCTCAGCTCCATCGGCCAGTTCGAGACCGCCGCGACCCCGCTGCAGATGGCCATGGTGGCCTCCGCCGTCGCCAACAACGGCACGCTCATGAAGCCGTACATGGTCGACAAGCTGCAGGCCCCGAACCTGGACGTCATCTCGCAGACCGACCCGCAGAAGATGAGCCAGCCGCTCTCCCAGTCGAACGCCCAGATCCTGCAGTCGATGATGGAGACGGTCGTCAAGGAGGGCACGGGTACCAAGGCGCAGATCTCCGGCGTCACCGTGGGCGGCAAGACCGGTACCGCCCAGCACGGCGTCGCGAACAGCGAGAAGCCGTACGCGTGGTTCATCTCGTATGCCAAGCTCCCCGACGGCAGCTCGCCGGTCGCCGTGGCCGTCGTGGTCGAGGACGGCGCCGCGAACCGTGGAGACATCACGGGTGGTGGTCTCGCCGCCCCCATCGCGAGGAGCGTGATGAAGGCAGTCATCGACAGCAAGAAGTGA